One stretch of Rhodoferax lithotrophicus DNA includes these proteins:
- a CDS encoding phospholipase A, translating to MYRYTLFLIAIHAFCSSAIAQNDHKNTATPENSGWQQCTNLVADPSARLQCFDTWAAQQPQPAPAQTSAAPPDTPAAAAHHLAAESALPTTTPVVITMTAPEAHNCKNTRFTELSRFWELEAGSDCGTFGIRGFRPISLSWIGSDSVNTQPTSPSATNNAPIAVPYKTTETRMSLSVRTKIAQGLLTQESPLKRDSVWFAYSQQSNWQLFSGDLSRPFRTTDHEPELIYIYPTDAPLPWGWRWRYSGISLNHQSNGQPLPYSRSWNRTILMAGMEKGNEFQVQAKFWQRLPENAADDDNPDITDLMGRAEVAGFWNVNADNTLGLTLRHSLQANANGSIKLEWLKKLGDSGVPGNQSGLRFHTQFFSGYGDSLIDYNRRRTVLSVGLSLVDW from the coding sequence ATGTATCGTTACACTCTTTTTTTAATAGCTATACACGCTTTCTGCTCAAGCGCTATAGCCCAAAATGATCATAAAAATACGGCCACACCAGAGAACAGCGGCTGGCAGCAGTGCACCAACCTCGTCGCCGACCCCAGCGCCCGATTGCAGTGTTTTGATACCTGGGCTGCACAACAGCCCCAGCCAGCACCCGCCCAGACTTCGGCCGCACCACCTGACACTCCAGCAGCCGCTGCCCACCACCTGGCTGCCGAATCAGCGTTACCAACCACCACGCCAGTGGTCATCACCATGACCGCACCGGAGGCTCACAACTGCAAGAACACCAGATTCACTGAACTCTCACGCTTTTGGGAACTGGAAGCCGGGAGCGACTGCGGCACTTTTGGTATTCGCGGATTTCGCCCCATCAGTTTGAGCTGGATTGGTTCCGACAGCGTCAACACCCAGCCCACCTCGCCTTCGGCAACCAATAACGCACCCATAGCCGTACCTTACAAAACCACCGAGACACGCATGAGCTTGTCGGTGCGTACGAAAATTGCCCAAGGGCTGCTCACCCAGGAGTCCCCCCTCAAACGCGACTCCGTCTGGTTTGCTTATTCACAACAATCCAACTGGCAATTGTTCAGCGGCGATTTGTCGCGTCCGTTTCGCACCACCGACCATGAACCCGAGCTGATCTATATCTATCCCACCGACGCGCCACTGCCCTGGGGCTGGCGCTGGCGCTACAGCGGGATCAGCCTGAATCACCAGTCCAATGGCCAGCCGCTGCCTTACTCTCGCAGCTGGAACCGGACCATCCTGATGGCGGGTATGGAAAAAGGCAACGAATTCCAAGTGCAGGCCAAGTTCTGGCAGCGCCTGCCGGAAAACGCAGCCGATGACGACAACCCCGACATCACCGATCTGATGGGGCGCGCCGAAGTGGCTGGCTTCTGGAACGTCAATGCCGACAACACCCTGGGGCTGACGCTGCGCCATTCATTACAGGCCAACGCCAACGGCTCCATCAAACTGGAATGGCTGAAAAAACTGGGTGACAGCGGTGTCCCGGGCAACCAGAGTGGTCTGCGCTTTCACACCCAGTTTTTCAGCGGCTACGGCGACTCCCTGATCGACTACAACCGTCGGCGTACTGTTTTGAGTGTGGGTTTGAGTCTGGTGGATTGGTAA
- a CDS encoding SUMF1/EgtB/PvdO family nonheme iron enzyme, with protein MFSSKGLIRWGLATTGVLYLLFGLAGCGGGGGATGNPAPVTLSLAPPANLTADAGKQRVTLNWSNVPSATSFTIYYGNTPGISKSSPKITDAHSIYIMRDLSNGTPYFFAIATMGATGEGALSAEVSATPTATPPQPAPVTLRAEAGNKQVQLSWEPGFDATSDPTSYTVYYDTTSALSKLTSKKLTSAVSPQTVPTLVNGTTYYFAVTATTATTANGESALSYTTSAMPVATAVPAAPAGLTAVEGNGSITLNWNPSAGATSYNLYYGTEFDVTKANGIKVTGVSSPFTLQGLTNKTAYFLVVSAVGPGGEGFETPQVSATPLANTPIQAMMHIPAGTFQMGDNMLDPSAPAPYATPVHNVSLSAFSMERFEISYTQWRTVYDWAITKGYTFDSAGRNGALQLGTNMPVTQINWYDTVKWLNARSEKEGRSPVYFTDASHTTVYRTGNIDLSNDAVDWLANGYRLPTDAEWEYASRGGLVGKPYPWGDVLDATKANFDRGTSTSIGSYAPNGYGLYDTAGNVWEWTWDHDSTNYSASAAGVTNPHGPLTGLLRVRRGGSYVYGERYLRNFDKMFRSNDYSGPYFGFRAASSQP; from the coding sequence ATGTTCTCATCCAAAGGCTTGATCAGGTGGGGGTTGGCGACGACAGGGGTGCTTTACCTGCTCTTCGGTTTGGCCGGATGTGGTGGTGGCGGTGGTGCTACCGGCAACCCCGCTCCGGTCACCTTAAGCCTGGCCCCTCCAGCCAACCTAACGGCCGATGCGGGAAAACAAAGGGTCACCTTAAACTGGTCTAACGTGCCATCGGCGACCTCGTTCACCATTTACTACGGCAACACGCCTGGCATATCCAAGTCCAGTCCAAAGATCACCGATGCCCACAGCATCTACATCATGCGTGACTTGAGTAACGGCACACCTTATTTCTTTGCCATTGCCACCATGGGGGCCACGGGTGAGGGGGCGCTGTCTGCCGAAGTTTCCGCCACACCAACCGCCACACCACCACAGCCGGCACCTGTCACCCTTCGGGCAGAGGCCGGCAACAAACAGGTCCAGCTGAGCTGGGAGCCAGGCTTTGATGCCACCAGTGATCCCACCAGCTATACCGTCTATTACGACACAACGTCCGCATTGAGCAAGCTCACCTCCAAGAAATTAACGTCTGCAGTGTCACCACAAACCGTTCCCACACTGGTGAACGGAACCACCTACTACTTTGCAGTCACAGCAACCACAGCAACCACAGCAAATGGTGAAAGTGCCCTGTCCTACACAACCTCGGCGATGCCGGTGGCCACCGCGGTACCTGCCGCACCCGCAGGCTTGACAGCCGTAGAGGGTAACGGGAGCATCACGCTGAACTGGAATCCTTCAGCAGGGGCAACCTCTTACAACCTGTATTACGGAACTGAGTTTGATGTCACCAAAGCCAATGGCATCAAGGTCACGGGTGTCAGCAGTCCGTTCACACTACAGGGTCTCACCAACAAGACCGCCTATTTCCTGGTGGTGAGTGCGGTCGGCCCCGGAGGGGAGGGTTTTGAAACCCCACAGGTCAGCGCAACGCCTCTGGCAAACACGCCCATTCAAGCCATGATGCACATCCCTGCAGGCACCTTCCAGATGGGTGACAACATGCTTGACCCAAGTGCACCCGCGCCTTATGCCACGCCGGTACACAATGTCAGCTTGAGCGCGTTTTCCATGGAGAGATTTGAGATCAGCTACACACAATGGCGCACCGTGTACGACTGGGCAATCACCAAAGGGTACACGTTTGACTCGGCCGGGCGCAACGGCGCACTGCAACTTGGAACCAACATGCCGGTGACACAAATCAATTGGTATGACACCGTCAAGTGGCTGAACGCACGTTCAGAAAAAGAGGGGCGCAGTCCGGTGTATTTCACCGATGCCAGCCACACCACCGTCTATCGCACCGGCAACATTGACCTGAGCAATGATGCCGTTGACTGGCTGGCCAACGGCTACCGGCTGCCGACTGATGCCGAATGGGAATACGCCTCGCGTGGTGGCCTGGTCGGCAAGCCATACCCATGGGGTGATGTGCTGGATGCCACCAAAGCCAATTTCGACCGTGGCACCTCCACATCCATCGGCAGTTATGCACCCAATGGTTACGGTCTGTACGACACGGCTGGCAACGTCTGGGAATGGACCTGGGATCATGACTCGACCAATTACAGTGCCAGTGCAGCAGGTGTTACCAATCCGCATGGACCCTTGACCGGCTTGCTGCGCGTGCGCCGCGGCGGGAGCTACGTCTATGGTGAGCGCTATTTACGCAATTTTGACAAGATGTTTCGCAGCAACGACTATAGCGGCCCGTATTTCGGGTTCCGTGCCGCATCCAGCCAGCCTTAA
- the mrtJ gene encoding JDVT-CTERM system glutamic-type intramembrane protease MrtJ: MQVLRDRQLGVALGAAPFFWLLWLWFHAPAPDLLWPFVEPVRFLMPALIYPVLEEMTFRGLLQPALLQRPWGSVCHWRLSTANLVCTVLFAISHLVWHSGLQALAVIVPSLIFGYFRDRYGRIAPSVVLHVFYNSGFIWLFAGR; encoded by the coding sequence ATGCAGGTTCTGCGTGACCGACAACTGGGGGTGGCCTTGGGGGCCGCCCCCTTTTTTTGGCTGTTATGGCTCTGGTTTCACGCGCCTGCGCCTGATTTGTTGTGGCCATTTGTCGAGCCCGTGCGGTTTTTGATGCCTGCACTGATTTACCCGGTACTGGAGGAGATGACTTTCCGTGGCCTACTGCAGCCAGCGCTGCTCCAGCGCCCTTGGGGGTCTGTTTGTCACTGGCGTTTGTCAACAGCCAATCTGGTGTGTACGGTGTTGTTTGCCATCAGTCATTTGGTGTGGCATAGCGGGTTGCAGGCGCTGGCAGTTATTGTGCCGAGTTTGATCTTTGGCTACTTTCGTGACCGCTATGGCCGTATCGCGCCTTCAGTTGTATTACACGTGTTTTACAACAGTGGTTTTATCTGGCTGTTTGCTGGCCGCTGA
- a CDS encoding choice-of-anchor U domain-containing protein: protein MKSGLGVKALRMPHYAGRFGSRLTLVAAALALGGLLTTPVQAQTVTDAQVAAAIKGGQQYLFNQFHDVGDGTGYWSDYDNLVGTATAVTALIESGKMSDPAYKAMIEKGIAYIKTVASGNADGGIYQASYSATYETGLALVALGLYGQATSTDAAYKTMVQKAVDYLKSYQNIEGSTAGGDYGPAGEATPTNAAGCGSSVVDYYGGWGYSPSNTKCSTSADLSNTQFAVMGLWYGSRYLGLSVDTAPWAKALLTFLKHRQDTDGGFYVYGGVGYKAIAANGGGIWSLAMIGQTDAKKDPADANTMLQNAVTWYANNYTWNYSTAYMYAIYGNSKALTAALGTSGKVGTKDWAADMKNEVVTSAYRTSVPEVPATGTTPAVPAYDSWNSGSGLDPQTIAQTSWVLTSLAFASTATESTEKLLAQEARLDNVVKGLLTLHTTGGVTISAAGRDVVAGPSLGANVVLPVGAVSFTLNNVAPAGSSTVLSITPPVGALDPTNPNSFVKADGVTIKDGLSWFKIVSGSWKELAGVPITVDLAKGVILVTLKDGGPEDADGLADGKIVDPGAPGFGAAVAAAPVHQDNSGWFGCSVGNGQPDPTLLVLLAGGAVYMLRRRRQ, encoded by the coding sequence ATGAAGAGCGGTTTAGGAGTTAAGGCTTTGCGGATGCCGCATTACGCGGGTCGCTTTGGTTCGCGATTGACGTTGGTCGCAGCCGCGCTAGCGTTGGGCGGGTTATTAACAACGCCTGTGCAGGCGCAGACGGTCACTGATGCCCAGGTGGCGGCCGCCATCAAGGGCGGGCAACAGTACCTGTTCAACCAGTTTCACGATGTTGGTGATGGCACCGGTTACTGGAGCGACTATGACAACTTGGTGGGCACGGCAACTGCGGTGACCGCCTTGATTGAGTCGGGCAAGATGAGTGATCCGGCATACAAAGCCATGATTGAAAAGGGGATTGCCTACATCAAGACCGTAGCCAGTGGCAACGCAGATGGTGGCATTTACCAAGCTTCTTATTCAGCCACTTACGAGACCGGTTTGGCACTGGTTGCATTGGGCTTGTACGGGCAGGCGACAAGCACAGATGCGGCTTATAAAACCATGGTTCAAAAAGCTGTTGACTACCTCAAGAGCTACCAAAACATTGAAGGTTCAACGGCGGGTGGTGACTATGGCCCAGCGGGTGAAGCCACGCCTACCAACGCTGCCGGGTGTGGTTCTTCGGTGGTGGACTACTATGGTGGCTGGGGCTATTCACCCAGCAATACCAAATGCAGTACCAGTGCTGACTTGTCAAACACCCAATTTGCTGTGATGGGCTTGTGGTATGGCTCGCGCTACCTTGGTTTGTCGGTGGACACCGCGCCTTGGGCCAAGGCCTTGCTGACTTTTCTGAAACATCGCCAGGACACGGACGGTGGTTTTTATGTTTACGGTGGTGTTGGTTACAAAGCCATTGCGGCGAATGGTGGAGGCATATGGAGTTTGGCAATGATTGGTCAAACGGATGCCAAAAAAGATCCGGCCGATGCCAACACCATGTTGCAAAACGCGGTGACCTGGTATGCCAACAATTACACGTGGAACTATTCCACAGCCTACATGTACGCGATTTATGGCAACTCCAAAGCGTTGACCGCAGCTCTTGGTACTAGCGGCAAGGTTGGCACGAAGGACTGGGCTGCGGACATGAAGAACGAAGTGGTGACCAGCGCCTATCGCACATCGGTGCCAGAAGTACCGGCGACGGGTACAACCCCCGCTGTTCCGGCCTACGATTCCTGGAACAGTGGTAGTGGCCTTGATCCTCAAACCATTGCACAAACCTCCTGGGTACTGACCTCGTTGGCATTTGCCAGTACCGCCACCGAGTCGACAGAAAAACTGCTGGCTCAGGAGGCACGCCTTGACAACGTGGTGAAGGGGTTATTGACCCTGCATACCACGGGCGGTGTCACCATCAGTGCGGCTGGTCGGGATGTTGTTGCTGGCCCCTCGCTGGGTGCCAATGTGGTGCTTCCCGTGGGCGCGGTGTCGTTCACGCTGAACAATGTGGCACCCGCTGGTTCCAGCACGGTGTTGTCCATCACACCACCCGTGGGGGCACTTGACCCCACCAACCCGAATAGCTTCGTCAAAGCAGACGGCGTGACGATCAAGGACGGACTGAGCTGGTTCAAGATCGTGAGTGGAAGTTGGAAAGAGTTGGCCGGTGTGCCGATCACGGTGGATCTTGCCAAGGGTGTCATTTTGGTGACCCTCAAGGATGGTGGACCGGAAGACGCAGATGGTTTGGCTGATGGCAAGATTGTGGATCCGGGCGCGCCTGGGTTTGGCGCAGCAGTTGCGGCCGCACCTGTCCATCAGGACAATTCTGGATGGTTTGGTTGCAGCGTCGGTAACGGTCAACCAGACCCAACGCTGCTCGTTTTGTTGGCCGGTGGCGCTGTTTATATGCTGCGTCGGCGTCGTCAATAA
- a CDS encoding DHH family phosphoesterase — protein sequence MKTIFPLNLSVNPSKSDPNPLILYHGRNCPDGFAAALAAWLYFDGQAEFKALDHGDVKSVADLPALDDRAVYILDFSFAHDILRSIEERAAKLVMLDHHLSAAEKLTGFVCRCGVVHFDMKKSGARLAWEFFHPGQPIPDLVRYVEDRDIWVWQYPESAGFLAALDMESFDFARWQAIANLDATQLAAYIDRGRAMDEKFTKLAEGVAESAQPVVFNGITGLMVNAPGVFHSLVGDLLCQKSGTFALMWSVDKTGLVKCGLRSRSGFNCIPLAASMGGGGHAQACGFKMPYQRLPELLAGSLTAVAPSTD from the coding sequence ATGAAAACTATTTTTCCCCTGAATCTGTCCGTCAACCCTTCCAAGAGTGATCCCAATCCGTTGATCCTTTACCACGGGCGCAATTGCCCGGACGGTTTTGCTGCGGCCTTGGCGGCTTGGCTGTATTTCGATGGCCAGGCTGAATTTAAGGCGCTGGATCACGGGGATGTGAAGTCGGTGGCCGACTTGCCCGCGCTGGACGATCGTGCTGTCTACATTCTGGACTTTTCGTTTGCCCATGACATTTTGCGGAGCATTGAAGAGCGTGCGGCCAAGCTGGTCATGCTGGATCACCATTTGAGCGCGGCGGAAAAACTCACCGGTTTTGTCTGCCGTTGTGGCGTGGTGCACTTTGACATGAAAAAATCTGGTGCACGCCTGGCTTGGGAGTTTTTTCACCCTGGCCAGCCGATACCCGATCTGGTTCGCTATGTGGAAGACCGTGACATCTGGGTTTGGCAATATCCCGAGAGTGCCGGTTTTCTGGCTGCGCTGGACATGGAGTCTTTTGACTTTGCCCGCTGGCAGGCCATTGCCAACTTGGATGCAACTCAGCTGGCGGCTTACATCGACCGTGGCCGCGCCATGGACGAAAAATTCACCAAACTTGCTGAAGGCGTTGCAGAAAGTGCCCAGCCCGTGGTATTCAACGGCATCACGGGCTTGATGGTCAATGCCCCGGGTGTGTTCCACAGTCTGGTGGGTGACCTGTTGTGTCAGAAGTCAGGCACTTTTGCCCTGATGTGGTCGGTGGATAAAACCGGGCTGGTCAAGTGTGGTCTGCGTTCGCGCTCGGGTTTCAACTGCATCCCGCTGGCTGCCAGCATGGGCGGAGGCGGTCATGCCCAGGCCTGTGGTTTCAAAATGCCGTACCAGCGTTTGCCTGAGCTTTTGGCGGGCAGTTTGACGGCCGTTGCACCTAGCACGGACTGA
- a CDS encoding catalase, with protein MPISMTPSTQWREQVAADECERFAAYGQQFLEIQASRSLKYGPGRALHRKQLTAAQGRLEVLAKLPEFARYGLFATPKRYPVWVRLSNGGLDRAPDPVPDVRGLAIRVQGVTGDPALGHGPTPCQCFTLINAEQFAFPKSDEFVAFVVAAAQGNASLLKFLVLRYGLLGGPARLLKLLKTVGKPFGGFATEPLFSAVPMACGPYAVRVRLLPAASNGVATPRAQQDWGGDFVARLAQQDLQWDLQLQPFVSEALTPIEDASINWPSPYTTVARLTLPHQDSNSAAGQALLSQVEASVFDPWQALAAHRPLGDVQRARKVIYFESQKGRSAV; from the coding sequence ATGCCCATCTCCATGACCCCCAGTACGCAATGGCGCGAACAAGTTGCTGCTGATGAGTGCGAGCGGTTTGCGGCTTATGGCCAGCAATTTTTGGAGATTCAAGCGTCCAGGTCCCTCAAATACGGGCCGGGCCGGGCGCTGCACCGCAAGCAGCTCACCGCCGCACAAGGCCGTCTGGAGGTGTTGGCCAAGCTGCCCGAGTTTGCCCGCTATGGCTTGTTTGCCACGCCCAAGCGCTACCCGGTGTGGGTGCGCTTGTCCAATGGCGGTCTGGATCGTGCCCCTGATCCCGTACCCGATGTGCGTGGCCTGGCGATCCGGGTGCAGGGTGTGACAGGTGACCCGGCGCTGGGCCATGGCCCCACCCCGTGCCAGTGCTTCACGCTGATCAATGCCGAACAGTTTGCCTTCCCGAAAAGCGACGAATTTGTGGCTTTTGTGGTGGCCGCAGCCCAGGGCAACGCAAGCTTGCTGAAGTTTTTGGTTCTGCGCTATGGTTTGCTGGGGGGCCCGGCCCGGTTGCTGAAATTGCTCAAAACGGTGGGCAAACCGTTTGGCGGTTTTGCCACCGAACCCTTGTTTAGCGCCGTGCCCATGGCCTGTGGCCCGTATGCGGTGCGGGTGAGGCTGCTGCCCGCGGCCAGTAACGGCGTGGCCACACCTAGAGCCCAGCAGGATTGGGGTGGTGATTTTGTTGCCCGGCTGGCACAGCAGGATTTGCAGTGGGACTTGCAGTTGCAGCCGTTTGTGAGCGAGGCCCTGACCCCGATTGAAGATGCCAGCATCAACTGGCCCAGCCCGTATACCACCGTGGCACGCCTGACTTTGCCGCACCAGGACAGTAACAGCGCGGCCGGGCAGGCTTTGTTGAGTCAGGTTGAAGCCAGTGTATTTGACCCCTGGCAAGCACTGGCGGCGCACCGACCACTGGGCGATGTGCAGCGCGCGCGTAAAGTGATTTATTTTGAGAGCCAGAAAGGTCGCTCAGCCGTTTGA
- a CDS encoding 2Fe-2S iron-sulfur cluster-binding protein — protein MSTHDTAKIFTGRSQPDGQQFDAWSNQPLLLSMEQGQLDWPSSCRNGTCRTCFGKLESGQVRYEIEWPGLSADEKEDGYILPCVAYPCSDVVLHPGD, from the coding sequence ATGAGCACCCACGATACCGCAAAAATATTCACTGGACGCAGCCAACCAGACGGCCAGCAGTTTGACGCCTGGTCTAACCAGCCACTGCTGCTGTCCATGGAACAAGGTCAACTGGACTGGCCAAGCTCGTGCCGCAACGGCACTTGCCGCACCTGTTTTGGCAAACTTGAAAGTGGCCAGGTGCGCTATGAAATTGAATGGCCGGGTTTAAGCGCTGACGAAAAAGAAGACGGCTACATCCTGCCCTGTGTGGCGTACCCGTGTTCTGATGTGGTGTTACATCCGGGTGACTGA
- the ylqF gene encoding ribosome biogenesis GTPase YlqF: protein MAMIQWFPGHMHLTQKAIAERIKNIDVVIELLDARLPGSSANPMLATLTQGKPALKVLNKQDLADPERTALWLAHYNALPGTRAISLDASMAAPAKALIKACFELAPNRGGMVKPMRVLICGIPNVGKSTLINTLTGKRAAKTGDEAGVTKVEQRISLADDFYLYDTPGVLWPRIIVAKSGYNLAASGAVGRNAFDEQEVALELLDYLKTHYPQLLEARFKIDGAAAMSDEQLLEAIGRKRGALQGGQKVNLQKAAEIAIYDFRSSVLGRITLETPKEFAQWLAAGQTLDAQRQMKKDAIELDRKIRFKQIPRPDRRGSR from the coding sequence ATGGCAATGATTCAATGGTTCCCAGGGCACATGCACCTGACGCAAAAAGCAATTGCCGAGCGCATCAAAAACATCGACGTGGTGATCGAGCTGCTGGATGCCCGCCTGCCGGGGTCAAGTGCCAACCCGATGCTGGCCACCCTCACCCAGGGCAAACCGGCGCTGAAAGTGCTGAACAAGCAAGACCTGGCTGACCCGGAGCGCACCGCGCTGTGGCTGGCGCATTACAACGCGTTACCTGGCACCCGCGCCATTTCGCTGGATGCCAGCATGGCGGCCCCGGCCAAGGCACTGATCAAGGCTTGTTTCGAGTTGGCCCCGAACCGGGGCGGCATGGTCAAGCCGATGCGGGTGCTGATTTGCGGCATCCCCAACGTGGGCAAGTCGACGTTGATCAACACCCTGACCGGCAAGCGCGCCGCCAAGACCGGTGACGAAGCTGGTGTGACCAAGGTAGAGCAGCGCATCTCCCTGGCCGATGACTTTTACCTGTACGACACACCGGGCGTGTTATGGCCGCGCATCATTGTGGCCAAGAGTGGTTACAACCTGGCCGCCAGCGGTGCGGTCGGGCGTAATGCGTTTGACGAGCAAGAGGTGGCGCTGGAACTGCTGGACTACCTGAAAACCCATTACCCGCAGCTGCTGGAGGCACGCTTCAAGATCGATGGTGCTGCGGCCATGAGTGATGAACAGTTGCTGGAAGCGATTGGCCGCAAGCGTGGTGCGCTACAAGGTGGGCAAAAGGTGAATCTGCAAAAAGCCGCCGAGATTGCAATTTACGATTTCCGCTCCAGTGTGCTGGGCCGCATCACCCTGGAAACCCCCAAAGAATTTGCCCAGTGGCTGGCCGCAGGCCAAACACTGGATGCCCAGCGGCAGATGAAGAAAGACGCGATTGAGCTGGATCGCAAAATCAGGTTCAAGCAGATTCCGCGACCTGATCGTCGTGGTAGTCGCTGA
- a CDS encoding YhgE/Pip domain-containing protein encodes MSRWLFSCAQAVWAIARLEVHFFLHSPRMLLSALVVVLIPALYVVIYLTSVWDPAAKTGALPVAIVNLDQGLVYREQAFNVGRDVTQRLKAKPAFGYVDYTSEQEARQLVRSGALAFALIVPVDFSSNAIPGAQAGAGKLVVFTSEGNSYPSAGLARRFAEDLGREVNQSLNEQRWVLVLADAAGSQRSLAQLHDGLAQLRHGATELVNGAQQTTRGADTFTRGTARLDLGVGQFSTGFKELNAGLRSMFAQRPKNSELRRLDEGAKALAAGHDELGKGLAELQQGTLRLQKSIDGFREEADSSLFVATEVKTALGQLGQGVGTLDAGLKTAAAGQQKLGDGADALSAGVSTLTSGLISLNTGLRTIVTQLPEDSKLDELARGASSLSIGSITLKQGTQQVVQGAQHLAGGLDLLEQALPASTRQLDGNAQGLASSVQPEVEVAAPVQNNGSAFAANIVPGALWLGASLAAFLIRMRALPRQAKGYPVLARILGKVAMPMLLVLLQALLVWAALLWVLQMQAVSVGGLVLTLALAAATFLWLVFALTRALGDAGKALALIFLAVQLSSSGGILPVELSGGLFALMSPYLPITWVVKAIKASLFGAFDGQWLAALLWVALWGALAALVATWVGRWRYVKLSALRPTLDL; translated from the coding sequence ATGAGCCGTTGGCTGTTCAGTTGTGCCCAGGCGGTGTGGGCCATTGCCCGCCTGGAAGTGCATTTTTTTCTGCACAGCCCCAGGATGCTGTTGTCCGCCTTGGTGGTGGTGCTGATTCCGGCGTTGTACGTGGTGATTTACCTGACCAGTGTGTGGGACCCGGCAGCCAAAACCGGGGCTTTGCCGGTGGCCATCGTTAACCTGGATCAGGGGCTGGTGTACCGTGAACAAGCCTTCAACGTGGGGCGTGACGTGACCCAGCGCCTTAAAGCCAAACCGGCTTTTGGCTACGTGGACTACACCAGCGAACAAGAAGCACGCCAGTTGGTACGCAGTGGTGCCCTGGCGTTTGCGCTGATTGTCCCCGTCGACTTCAGCTCCAACGCCATTCCCGGTGCCCAAGCCGGCGCTGGCAAGCTGGTGGTGTTCACTTCCGAGGGCAACAGCTACCCCAGCGCTGGTCTGGCCCGGCGCTTTGCTGAAGACCTGGGCCGCGAGGTGAATCAAAGCCTGAACGAGCAGCGTTGGGTGCTGGTGCTGGCTGATGCGGCGGGCTCGCAACGCAGTCTGGCGCAGTTGCACGATGGCTTGGCGCAATTGCGTCATGGGGCAACCGAATTGGTGAACGGGGCGCAGCAAACCACCCGTGGTGCGGATACTTTTACTCGTGGTACGGCGCGGCTTGATCTGGGTGTAGGCCAATTCAGCACGGGTTTCAAAGAGTTGAACGCGGGCTTGCGCAGCATGTTTGCCCAACGCCCCAAAAATTCGGAACTGCGCCGCCTGGACGAAGGAGCCAAAGCCCTGGCTGCAGGGCATGACGAACTGGGCAAGGGGTTGGCCGAGCTGCAACAGGGCACCCTGCGCCTGCAAAAAAGCATCGATGGTTTTCGTGAAGAAGCCGACAGCAGCCTGTTTGTGGCCACTGAAGTCAAAACCGCACTGGGACAACTCGGCCAGGGTGTTGGCACGTTGGATGCTGGTCTGAAAACAGCGGCGGCGGGCCAGCAAAAGCTCGGTGACGGGGCCGACGCGCTCAGCGCCGGGGTCAGCACGCTGACCAGTGGCCTGATCAGCCTGAATACGGGCCTGCGTACCATCGTCACCCAGTTGCCCGAGGACAGCAAACTGGATGAATTGGCGCGTGGTGCAAGTAGTCTGAGCATCGGTTCCATCACCCTGAAGCAAGGTACCCAGCAGGTGGTGCAAGGTGCGCAGCACCTGGCAGGTGGTCTGGATTTGCTGGAGCAGGCCTTACCGGCTTCCACCCGGCAACTGGACGGCAACGCCCAGGGGCTGGCCAGCTCGGTACAGCCTGAGGTGGAGGTGGCGGCACCGGTGCAAAACAATGGCAGCGCGTTTGCGGCCAACATCGTCCCCGGGGCACTTTGGCTGGGAGCCAGTCTGGCGGCGTTTTTGATTCGTATGCGTGCCTTGCCGCGCCAGGCCAAGGGCTATCCGGTGCTGGCGCGGATATTGGGCAAAGTCGCCATGCCGATGCTGCTGGTGTTGTTGCAGGCACTGCTGGTCTGGGCCGCCTTGTTGTGGGTGCTGCAGATGCAGGCGGTAAGTGTCGGCGGCTTGGTCTTGACGCTGGCCTTGGCTGCGGCCACGTTTTTGTGGCTGGTGTTTGCCTTGACCCGCGCGCTGGGTGATGCCGGCAAAGCGCTGGCGCTGATTTTTTTGGCGGTGCAGTTGTCATCGTCTGGCGGGATTTTGCCGGTGGAGCTCAGCGGGGGACTGTTTGCCCTGATGAGTCCTTATCTGCCCATCACCTGGGTGGTGAAAGCCATCAAGGCTAGCCTGTTTGGCGCGTTTGACGGCCAATGGCTGGCCGCTTTGCTGTGGGTGGCACTGTGGGGCGCTCTGGCTGCACTGGTGGCCACGTGGGTTGGGCGCTGGCGTTATGTGAAACTGTCCGCACTGCGGCCGACTCTGGATTTATAA